One region of Bacterioplanoides sp. SCSIO 12839 genomic DNA includes:
- a CDS encoding helix-turn-helix domain-containing protein, with the protein MQKTITSARYQRLIKGLIDRRQQQKISIRELAERLDVAHSFVQRIENLERRLDVYEFVTYCDALGLDPHEGLDILMFK; encoded by the coding sequence ATGCAGAAAACAATCACCTCAGCACGGTATCAAAGGCTTATAAAGGGCTTAATTGACCGCCGCCAACAGCAAAAGATCAGCATTCGCGAACTGGCCGAACGGCTGGACGTTGCTCACTCCTTTGTACAGCGCATTGAAAATCTTGAACGTCGCCTGGATGTCTATGAATTTGTGACATACTGCGATGCCCTGGGTCTTGACCCGCATGAAGGTCTCGACATTCTGATGTTCAAATAA